In Capillimicrobium parvum, a genomic segment contains:
- a CDS encoding Gfo/Idh/MocA family protein, producing the protein MTPLRIGLIGAGRMGTYHLETYERMEEATVVALVEPDEALARARIGRRPIDWVPDHWALAERGDIDAVSICTPSQHHATVTMDALSAGLHVLVEKPIATSLEDALRMAAAARTAGRKLMVGHVERFNPAVAKLAELIDEGRIGDVFRVHATRVGPLPERIRDVGVAIDLATHDLDIMQVVLGRDITSVYADGASFRHPSEEDLLTCLLRFGDDGPFGLLDVNWLTPEKRRELTVIGERGMLTASYITQDVWLTECAEAPTSWDELARVRGDAEGSALRFALRRVEPLRRELEAFVACVRDDTPEPVSAYDGCRTLIAALAVRESATHRRPVQLLDMPAPARVRVAA; encoded by the coding sequence ATGACCCCCCTGCGAATCGGGCTCATCGGCGCCGGGCGCATGGGCACGTACCACCTCGAGACGTACGAGCGCATGGAGGAGGCGACCGTCGTCGCGCTCGTCGAGCCCGACGAGGCGCTCGCCCGGGCGCGCATCGGACGCCGGCCCATCGACTGGGTGCCGGACCACTGGGCGCTCGCGGAGCGCGGCGACATCGACGCCGTGTCGATCTGCACCCCGTCCCAGCACCACGCCACGGTGACGATGGATGCGCTGTCGGCGGGCCTGCACGTCCTGGTCGAGAAGCCGATCGCCACGTCTCTGGAGGACGCGCTGCGGATGGCCGCCGCCGCCCGGACCGCCGGGCGCAAGCTGATGGTCGGCCACGTCGAGCGCTTCAACCCCGCGGTCGCGAAGCTCGCCGAGCTCATCGACGAGGGCCGGATCGGCGACGTGTTCCGGGTGCACGCCACCCGGGTCGGGCCGCTGCCGGAACGGATCAGGGACGTGGGCGTCGCCATCGACCTGGCCACCCACGACCTCGACATCATGCAGGTCGTCCTCGGGCGCGACATCACCTCGGTCTATGCGGACGGCGCCAGCTTCCGCCACCCGTCCGAGGAGGACCTGCTGACCTGCCTGCTGCGCTTCGGCGACGACGGGCCGTTCGGCCTCCTCGACGTCAACTGGCTGACGCCGGAGAAGCGCCGCGAGCTGACCGTGATCGGCGAGCGCGGGATGCTCACCGCGTCCTACATCACGCAGGACGTCTGGCTCACGGAGTGCGCGGAGGCGCCGACGTCCTGGGACGAGCTGGCCCGGGTCCGCGGCGACGCGGAGGGGTCGGCGCTGCGGTTCGCCCTGCGCCGTGTCGAGCCCCTGCGGCGCGAGCTCGAGGCGTTCGTCGCTTGCGTGCGCGACGACACCCCCGAGCCGGTGTCGGCCTACGACGGCTGCCGGACGCTGATCGCCGCGCTCGCCGTCCGGGAGTCCGCCACGCACCGGCGCCCCGTCCAACTGCTCGACATGCCCGCCCCTGCCCGCGTCCGCGTCGCCGCCTGA